From the genome of Longimicrobium sp.:
GGATGCGTCGCGACGCGGCCGCACGGCCAGGCTGCGCGCGTACGGCTCGAACCCCAGCCGCGCGGCGACGGCGATGGACGGCGCGTTGGATTCCAGCGTGCGGTACTGGGGGACGAGCCCGCGCTCCAGCGCCTCCGCCGCGATCCGGCTCACCGCCGCCGCGCCGTGGCCGCGCCCGCGGTGGGCGGGATGGGTGACGACGGAGAGGTGCGCGACCGCGCCGCCCCACACCTCGTACCCCGCCAGCGCGGCGATCTCGTCGCCCGCGAACGCGCCGGCGCACGGATGCTCGCGGACGTCCGACCCGCCGTGCTCCCACTCCGTCGCGGTGCACGCGACCCGGAGCCGTTCGATCGCGGGCGCATCGTCGAGGGTGAGCATGCGGACGGATGGCGAGGGAGGCTGCGGGCGGAAGGTGCCGCGGTCGGCGTAGCGGATCGTGGCCGGGCCGATCACCCGCTCCATCTCTCCCTCCAGCGCCGCCACGAGCGCGGCGGGATCATCGAACGCGGAGGCGATCGCCGCGGCGATGCGGGCGCGGGACGATGCGGAGAGGGCGGAGGAGACCGTGGCGACGGGCGCGGCGGCGCCGAAGAGCATCGCATGGACGCCGCGGGAGCCGTCGCCGCGCGGGAGGACCGCCGGCGCCGGCGGACGCAGGGCGGCGGGCTCGACCCCGAGCTCGCCGGCCCAGAACTCGTCGACGGCGCGGACGGTCTCCGGCGCCAGCATGGAGGCTACTTCGGCGCGTCGGGAAGGCGC
Proteins encoded in this window:
- a CDS encoding GNAT family N-acetyltransferase, whose translation is MLAPETVRAVDEFWAGELGVEPAALRPPAPAVLPRGDGSRGVHAMLFGAAAPVATVSSALSASSRARIAAAIASAFDDPAALVAALEGEMERVIGPATIRYADRGTFRPQPPSPSVRMLTLDDAPAIERLRVACTATEWEHGGSDVREHPCAGAFAGDEIAALAGYEVWGGAVAHLSVVTHPAHRGRGHGAAAVSRIAAEALERGLVPQYRTLESNAPSIAVAARLGFEPYARSLAVRPRRDASTISP